The Ursus arctos isolate Adak ecotype North America unplaced genomic scaffold, UrsArc2.0 scaffold_28, whole genome shotgun sequence genome has a window encoding:
- the ZSCAN2 gene encoding zinc finger and SCAN domain-containing protein 2 isoform X3 has protein sequence MMAAEVPRVTTPLSPLVQVPQAEEEQEEVTTMILEDDSWVQEAVLQEDGPESEPFPQSAGKRSPHGEAVGGPQGALGRLRELCRRWLRPEVHTKEQMLTMLPREIQAWLQEHRPESSEEAVALVEDLTQTLRDGARDLWTH, from the exons ATGATGGCTGCAGAGGTGCCGAGAGTAACCACCCCCCTGAGCCCCTTGGTCCAGGTGCCTCAAGCGGAAGAGGAACAGGAGGAGGTCACCACCATGATCCTGGAGGATGATTCATGGGTGCAGGAAGCAGTATTGCAGGAGGATGGCCCGGAGTCTGAGCCTTTTCCCCAGAGTGCTGGCAAGAGGAGCCCCCACGGGGAGGCCGTTGGAGGGCCGCAGGGTGCACTTGGCCGCCTCCGAGAGCTCTGTCGGCGCTGGCTGAGGCCGGAAGTGCACACCAAGGAACAGATGCTGACCATGTTACCAAGGGAAATTCAGGCCTGGCTGCAAGAACATCGTCCCGAAAGCAGCGAGGAGGCCGTAGCCTTGGTGGAGGACTTGACCCAGACCCTTCGGGATGGCG CTCGGGACCTTTGGACACACTGA
- the ZSCAN2 gene encoding zinc finger and SCAN domain-containing protein 2 isoform X2 — MMAAEVPRVTTPLSPLVQVPQAEEEQEEVTTMILEDDSWVQEAVLQEDGPESEPFPQSAGKRSPHGEAVGGPQGALGRLRELCRRWLRPEVHTKEQMLTMLPREIQAWLQEHRPESSEEAVALVEDLTQTLRDGEAPPPKKETADIRGEQRGNYRAQNG; from the exons ATGATGGCTGCAGAGGTGCCGAGAGTAACCACCCCCCTGAGCCCCTTGGTCCAGGTGCCTCAAGCGGAAGAGGAACAGGAGGAGGTCACCACCATGATCCTGGAGGATGATTCATGGGTGCAGGAAGCAGTATTGCAGGAGGATGGCCCGGAGTCTGAGCCTTTTCCCCAGAGTGCTGGCAAGAGGAGCCCCCACGGGGAGGCCGTTGGAGGGCCGCAGGGTGCACTTGGCCGCCTCCGAGAGCTCTGTCGGCGCTGGCTGAGGCCGGAAGTGCACACCAAGGAACAGATGCTGACCATGTTACCAAGGGAAATTCAGGCCTGGCTGCAAGAACATCGTCCCGAAAGCAGCGAGGAGGCCGTAGCCTTGGTGGAGGACTTGACCCAGACCCTTCGGGATGGCG AAGCTCCACCGCCCAAAAAAGAAACTGCTGACATCAGAGGGGAGCAAAGGGGAAATTACCGGGCTCAAAATGGATGA